TCTCTGCGTAGCGGTTTGGAAAAGGGTTCGATAAACCGTAATTATAGCGTCGTGCGGCCGCAGCTTCAGCCCCAGGCGGCAAGAAACTCCTGCCAGTGCGGCGCTTCGATGCGGGTCAGCTGGGCTTTGACGAAGTCGATCTCGGCGCTTTCCTCGGCCGCCGACAACTCGCCGCGCAAACGGCGGAAGCGGTTGAAGACCAGGTAGGTATTGACCACGTCGGTCTCGCAATAATCGCGGATCTCGGCGATCTGCCCGGCTTGCCAGGCCTCCCAGACCTTGCTCCCGTCCATCCCGAGCTTGCCGGGAAAGCCGAGCAGCTTGGCCAGTTCGTCGAGCGGCGCGTTGGCGCGGCCGTTGTAGAGCGCCAGCAGGTCCATTAGGTCAAGGTGGCGGGTGTGGTAACGGCTGATGTAGTTGTTCCACTTGAAATCGCGCGAGTCGGCATAGTCGCCATCGCCGAGATCCCAATAGCGCGGTGCGGTAACGCCGTGCAGCATGGCGCGGTAATGCAGGACCGGCAGGTCGAAACCGCCGCCGTTCCACGACACCAGCTGCGGCGTGAATTTCTCGATGCCGTCGAAGAAGCGCTGGATGATCTCGCCCTCGCCCAGTTCCGGCTCGGACAGCGACCAGACTTTAAAGCTGTCACCGGCACGCAAAACGCACGAAATGCTGACCACCCGCTGCAGGTGCAGCGACAGGAAATCGTTGCCAGTCCGCGCCCGCTTTTGCTGGAAGGCCAGTTCGGCGACTTCAGCATCCGACAACTCGCCCGGCAGATCGTTGATCCGCCGGAAGCCGGCAACATCGGGAATGGTCTCGATGTCGAAGACGAGGACGGGCTTCATGCCGGGAAGACTCCGGTCGACAGGTAGCGATCGCCACGGTCGCAGACGATGCTGACGATGGTCGCGTTCTCGACCTGTTCGGCAAGCCGCAAGGCCACGGCAAGGGCACCGCCGGACGAAATCCCGGCGAAGATACCCTCCTCCACTGCCAGCCGCCGCGTCATCGCTTCGGCATCAGCCTGCGACACATATTCGATACGGTCGACCCGCGCTTTATCGTAAATCCTGGGCAGATAGGCTTCCGGCCATTTGCGGATGCCGGGAATCTGGCTGCC
This genomic window from Dechloromonas sp. ZY10 contains:
- a CDS encoding 3'-5' exonuclease, whose translation is MKPVLVFDIETIPDVAGFRRINDLPGELSDAEVAELAFQQKRARTGNDFLSLHLQRVVSISCVLRAGDSFKVWSLSEPELGEGEIIQRFFDGIEKFTPQLVSWNGGGFDLPVLHYRAMLHGVTAPRYWDLGDGDYADSRDFKWNNYISRYHTRHLDLMDLLALYNGRANAPLDELAKLLGFPGKLGMDGSKVWEAWQAGQIAEIRDYCETDVVNTYLVFNRFRRLRGELSAAEESAEIDFVKAQLTRIEAPHWQEFLAAWG